The following are encoded in a window of Thermoanaerobacter ethanolicus JW 200 genomic DNA:
- the trpA gene encoding tryptophan synthase subunit alpha, translating to MNRIDKKFEALKGEGRKALITFITAGDPDIETTYDIVLALEEAGADIIELGIPYSDPLADGPTIQASSQRALNKGVKIPDIMKIVEKIRLKSDIPLVYLVYYNSIFKYGIQKFLKESKDVGIDGLIIPDLPIEERKDISEEADKYDIYLIPLVAPTSKERIKLITENGKGFVYCVSITGVTGAREDIETDIEEYMKTVSQYTNMPKAIGFGISTPEMAKKLKDFSDGIIVGSALVERIAKGYNKSEMLQEVKSFVSSLKEVL from the coding sequence CAGGAGACCCGGATATAGAGACGACTTATGATATAGTCTTGGCTTTGGAAGAAGCAGGAGCGGATATAATAGAACTGGGAATACCTTATTCTGATCCATTAGCTGATGGACCTACAATACAGGCTTCTTCACAAAGAGCTTTAAATAAAGGTGTAAAAATTCCTGATATAATGAAAATAGTAGAAAAAATAAGGTTAAAAAGTGATATCCCTCTGGTTTACCTTGTCTACTATAACTCTATATTCAAATATGGCATACAAAAATTTTTAAAAGAGTCAAAAGATGTAGGGATAGATGGGCTTATCATTCCAGACTTGCCTATTGAAGAGAGAAAAGATATTTCTGAGGAAGCAGATAAATACGATATTTATTTAATACCTTTAGTTGCCCCAACATCAAAAGAGAGGATAAAATTAATTACTGAAAATGGCAAAGGATTTGTATATTGCGTTTCAATTACAGGTGTGACAGGTGCGAGGGAGGATATTGAAACTGACATTGAAGAATATATGAAGACAGTCTCTCAATACACCAATATGCCAAAGGCAATAGGGTTTGGCATATCTACTCCGGAGATGGCGAAAAAATTAAAAGATTTCAGTGATGGAATTATTGTAGGGAGTGCACTTGTAGAAAGAATTGCTAAAGGGTATAATAAATCTGAAATGTTACAGGAAGTTAAAAGTTTTGTATCCAGCTTAAAAGAAGTTTTATGA
- the aroF gene encoding 3-deoxy-7-phosphoheptulonate synthase encodes MNLKIIGDKNNKISIKIGNITMGKDKLIIAGPCAVENEEMLVKTAEIVKSWGANALRGGAYKPRTSPYSFQGLGIDGLKMLRNVGDMFNLPVVTEVLDVRDVEIVERYADVFQIGSRNMQNFSLLKEVGKTKKPVLLKRGFSATYEEWLYAAEYIAIEGNANIIMCERGIRTFETYTRNTLDIAAIPVIHELSNLPIIADVSHGTGKRSLIIPMAKAAIAAGADGIMVEIHPEPDKALSDGEQSLDFSQFEELMREIKSY; translated from the coding sequence ATGAACCTTAAAATAATTGGCGACAAAAATAACAAAATATCAATAAAAATTGGGAATATAACTATGGGTAAAGACAAACTTATAATAGCAGGACCCTGCGCTGTTGAGAATGAAGAAATGCTTGTAAAAACAGCAGAAATAGTTAAAAGCTGGGGCGCAAATGCTTTAAGAGGAGGAGCTTATAAGCCCCGCACCTCTCCTTATTCTTTTCAAGGTTTAGGTATTGATGGACTTAAAATGCTAAGAAATGTAGGCGATATGTTTAATTTGCCTGTTGTAACTGAAGTTTTGGATGTGAGGGATGTTGAAATTGTTGAAAGATATGCTGATGTTTTTCAAATAGGTTCAAGAAATATGCAGAATTTTTCACTTCTCAAAGAGGTAGGAAAAACCAAAAAGCCTGTTTTGTTAAAGCGGGGATTTTCAGCCACATATGAGGAGTGGCTTTATGCAGCGGAATATATTGCTATTGAAGGAAACGCCAACATCATCATGTGTGAAAGAGGTATAAGGACTTTTGAAACTTATACGCGAAATACTTTAGATATAGCTGCTATTCCAGTAATTCATGAACTTTCAAACTTGCCTATTATCGCAGATGTAAGCCATGGTACAGGGAAAAGAAGCTTAATCATACCGATGGCAAAAGCTGCAATAGCTGCTGGTGCAGACGGAATAATGGTAGAAATCCACCCTGAGCCCGATAAAGCTTTATCTGATGGAGAACAGTCCCTTGATTTTTCCCAATTTGAAGAACTGATGAGAGAGATAAAAAGCTATTGA
- the bcp gene encoding thioredoxin-dependent thiol peroxidase, producing MVELSKKAPDFTLNTHDGKQVSLSDFLGKKVVLYFYPKDNTPGCTKEAVSFRDNIKSIEEKNAVVIGISLDDETSHKKFIEKFNLPFILLSDKDAKVSTEYGVYKEKNMYGKKKMGIERSTFIIDSEGIVRKIFRRVKVDGHVEEVLKALDEI from the coding sequence ATGGTAGAGCTAAGTAAAAAGGCTCCTGACTTTACTTTAAATACCCATGATGGAAAACAAGTTTCCCTTTCAGATTTTTTAGGTAAAAAGGTTGTTTTATACTTTTATCCAAAAGATAACACTCCAGGTTGTACAAAAGAAGCTGTTTCTTTTAGAGATAACATAAAGTCAATAGAAGAGAAAAATGCTGTCGTAATAGGTATAAGTTTAGATGATGAAACTTCTCATAAGAAGTTTATTGAAAAATTCAATCTTCCTTTTATTCTTCTAAGTGACAAAGATGCGAAAGTGTCTACAGAATATGGGGTATACAAAGAGAAAAACATGTATGGCAAAAAGAAAATGGGAATAGAAAGGTCAACTTTTATCATTGACTCTGAAGGAATTGTTAGGAAAATATTTAGAAGGGTAAAAGTAGATGGACACGTTGAAGAGGTATTAAAGGCGCTAGATGAAATATAA